From Mucilaginibacter rubeus, a single genomic window includes:
- a CDS encoding VCBS repeat-containing protein, with protein sequence MIKSLPKAFKLSALLLLFLGVGCSKKSSGPTLFKLLDASQTGIDFKNTITESDSINILNHPYLYNGAGVGVGDFNHDGLPDVYFAGNMVANKLYLNKGSLTFKDVTDAAGVAGNGDWYAGVSVVDINNDGWLDIYVCSSFKSDPNHRKNLLYINKGANKDGVPTFKESAAAYGLQDTGYSTQAVFFDYDHDGDLDMYLLTNFLGKETPVAYRPKLTDGSAQNNDRLYRNNGNGTFTNVTKEAGILIEGFGNSVSICDVNNDGWPDVYVGNDFISNDLLWVNNKNGTFTNRAGEYFKHTGWSVMGSDMVDINNDGKADLVSLEMLPEENVRKKTMLVGDNYITYINNKKFNYEHQYIRNVLQLNQGQTPAGHPQYSEMAYQAGIYQTDWSWTPLVADFDNDGYRDMMITNGYPRDVTDLDHALYSNDQGRTVKENTTLAAADSFPVVKTSSYAFRNAGGYLFKDQSKDWGIVKPTFSTGGVYADLDNDGDLDLVINNIDDDAFVYENTANSKTQVAKDHNYLTVALQGDSKNVGGIGATIRIYYKGNQQFYDQQPCRGYMSTDDARGHFGIGASTTVDSLRVRWPDGKTQLLTNVKANQTLTLQYKNAAGYFPPDAAGKIIPVFQDANNATGIKYVHQEKDAIDYNIQPTLPHKLSQYGPAIAVGDVDGNGYDDLFVGGAAGNKGVFFMQDASGHFTMDNNRFLNEEIKDEEDMGALLFDANGDGFPDLYIASGSYEFQKGHTTAQDRLYINDKKGHFTRDITAVPVEYDNGSCVRAADFDGDGDLDLFVGSRSVSGAYPSSPVSHLLRNDGGKFTDVTGQLCPELVHGGMITDALWSDFDKDGKTDLVVVGEWMPVTFYKNNGHGFSKIKSGIDDHVGWWNSIVAGDFNNDGNIDYVAGNLGQNSNFKASFEQPMTIMGKDLDGNGSFDAMIFCYLKDEDGSQKPFPMHTRDDLISQLISIRKKYPSYRGFGHATMNDLWSDKDKEGAVILKATDMNTSLITGKGNGTFSISALPQDAQMAPVYGMIAKDVDHDGNLDLLTVGNDFGMEPFTGRHDAFMGLYMKGDGKGGFTPLSIAQSGIYVAGDGKALANIQTAKGALLVATQNQDSVKVFRNTGANVVKRYIKLKPDDFYADIILKNGSKKHVEFYYGSTYLSQSSRVLELDANAGDVTITSYNGRKRKG encoded by the coding sequence ATGATAAAAAGTTTACCCAAAGCGTTTAAACTATCTGCCTTATTGTTGTTGTTTTTAGGAGTTGGCTGTTCAAAAAAATCATCTGGCCCAACCCTGTTTAAACTGCTTGATGCATCTCAAACCGGTATCGATTTTAAGAACACGATTACCGAAAGTGATAGCATCAACATCCTCAATCACCCCTATTTGTACAATGGCGCAGGTGTTGGCGTTGGCGATTTTAACCACGACGGCTTACCCGATGTTTACTTTGCCGGTAACATGGTTGCCAATAAATTATACCTCAATAAAGGCTCGCTTACATTTAAAGATGTTACCGATGCGGCAGGCGTAGCCGGCAATGGCGATTGGTATGCGGGGGTTTCGGTAGTTGATATCAACAACGATGGCTGGCTGGATATTTACGTTTGCTCATCTTTTAAAAGTGATCCCAATCATCGCAAAAACCTGTTATACATTAACAAGGGAGCTAATAAAGATGGAGTACCGACTTTTAAAGAATCGGCTGCTGCATACGGTCTGCAGGATACCGGTTACAGTACACAGGCTGTATTTTTTGATTACGACCATGATGGCGATCTTGACATGTATTTGCTTACCAACTTTTTAGGCAAGGAAACCCCGGTAGCTTATCGCCCTAAATTAACTGATGGCAGCGCTCAGAACAACGACCGTCTTTACCGCAACAACGGCAACGGTACATTCACCAACGTAACCAAAGAAGCCGGTATCTTGATAGAGGGCTTCGGTAACTCGGTGTCTATCTGCGATGTAAATAATGATGGCTGGCCGGATGTTTACGTAGGTAACGACTTTATATCAAACGATTTACTTTGGGTAAACAATAAAAACGGAACTTTCACCAACCGTGCTGGTGAATACTTTAAGCATACAGGCTGGTCGGTAATGGGATCAGACATGGTTGACATCAACAACGATGGCAAGGCTGATCTTGTATCGCTGGAGATGCTGCCCGAAGAAAATGTGCGCAAAAAAACCATGCTGGTTGGCGATAACTATATCACCTATATCAACAATAAAAAGTTCAATTACGAGCATCAGTATATTCGCAACGTGTTGCAACTGAACCAGGGTCAAACACCTGCAGGTCACCCGCAATACAGTGAAATGGCTTACCAGGCAGGCATTTATCAAACCGATTGGAGCTGGACACCGTTGGTAGCCGACTTTGATAATGATGGCTACCGCGATATGATGATCACCAACGGCTATCCCCGTGACGTAACTGACCTTGACCACGCCCTTTACAGTAACGACCAGGGCCGTACCGTTAAAGAAAACACCACCCTTGCCGCTGCCGATTCATTTCCGGTTGTAAAAACATCAAGCTATGCGTTCAGAAACGCGGGCGGCTATTTGTTTAAAGATCAGTCAAAAGACTGGGGCATTGTAAAACCCACTTTTTCAACCGGCGGTGTTTATGCTGATCTGGATAATGACGGCGACCTCGACCTTGTGATCAACAATATTGATGATGACGCTTTTGTGTATGAAAACACGGCCAACAGCAAAACACAGGTAGCTAAAGATCATAATTACCTAACCGTTGCCCTGCAGGGCGATAGTAAAAACGTTGGCGGCATTGGCGCTACCATCCGAATCTATTACAAAGGCAATCAGCAGTTTTATGATCAGCAGCCTTGCCGCGGGTACATGAGTACAGATGATGCCCGCGGGCATTTCGGTATCGGCGCATCAACTACTGTCGACTCGTTACGAGTACGCTGGCCCGATGGTAAAACCCAACTGCTTACCAACGTAAAGGCTAACCAAACGCTCACTCTCCAATACAAAAACGCGGCGGGCTATTTTCCGCCTGATGCCGCAGGTAAAATCATCCCGGTATTTCAGGACGCAAATAATGCTACCGGTATAAAATATGTGCACCAGGAAAAAGACGCCATAGACTATAACATACAACCTACCCTACCGCACAAATTAAGCCAGTACGGGCCTGCTATTGCCGTTGGCGATGTGGACGGCAACGGCTATGATGATTTATTTGTGGGAGGCGCTGCCGGCAACAAAGGCGTATTTTTTATGCAGGATGCCAGCGGACATTTTACGATGGATAACAACCGTTTCCTGAACGAAGAGATTAAAGATGAAGAAGATATGGGAGCCCTGTTATTTGATGCCAATGGCGATGGCTTCCCGGATCTGTACATAGCAAGCGGCAGTTACGAATTTCAGAAAGGACATACCACCGCGCAGGACAGGCTTTACATCAATGATAAAAAAGGCCATTTCACCCGTGACATTACAGCGGTACCTGTAGAATACGATAACGGCTCATGTGTTCGCGCGGCAGATTTTGACGGCGACGGTGACCTTGATCTTTTTGTAGGCTCAAGATCTGTTTCAGGGGCTTATCCTTCTTCGCCGGTTAGTCACTTACTCAGGAACGATGGTGGTAAGTTTACCGATGTAACCGGTCAGCTTTGCCCGGAGCTTGTTCATGGCGGCATGATCACTGACGCCTTATGGTCGGACTTTGATAAGGACGGCAAAACCGATTTGGTAGTAGTTGGCGAATGGATGCCGGTTACTTTCTATAAAAATAACGGGCACGGTTTCAGCAAAATAAAATCGGGTATTGACGACCATGTGGGCTGGTGGAACAGCATTGTTGCAGGCGATTTTAACAATGACGGCAATATTGATTACGTAGCAGGGAACTTAGGGCAGAATTCAAACTTCAAAGCATCATTTGAACAGCCCATGACCATTATGGGTAAAGACCTGGATGGCAACGGATCTTTCGACGCCATGATATTTTGCTATCTGAAGGACGAAGACGGCTCACAAAAGCCGTTCCCGATGCATACCCGCGATGACTTGATCAGTCAGCTCATTTCTATCCGCAAAAAATACCCAAGCTACCGCGGCTTCGGTCACGCTACCATGAATGATCTGTGGAGCGATAAGGATAAAGAAGGTGCCGTGATCCTCAAAGCAACTGATATGAATACCAGCCTCATTACCGGCAAGGGCAATGGAACCTTTAGCATCAGCGCCTTACCACAAGACGCGCAAATGGCCCCCGTTTACGGCATGATAGCTAAAGATGTTGACCATGATGGTAACCTTGATCTGTTAACGGTAGGCAACGATTTTGGTATGGAACCTTTCACCGGCAGGCATGACGCTTTTATGGGCTTATACATGAAAGGTGACGGAAAAGGCGGCTTTACTCCACTGTCAATAGCCCAAAGTGGCATTTACGTGGCAGGTGATGGCAAAGCCCTGGCAAACATACAAACAGCCAAAGGCGCTTTGCTGGTAGCTACTCAAAACCAGGATAGCGTAAAAGTATTCCGCAATACCGGTGCTAACGTTGTCAAGCGATATATCAAGCTAAAACCTGATGATTTTTATGCTGATATTATCCTTAAAAACGGTAGCAAAAAACACGTTGAGTTTTATTACGGATCAACATACTTGTCGCAATCGTCACGTGTATTAGAGTTAGATGCTAACGCAGGCGATGTGACAATAACGAGTTATAATGGTAGGAAAAGGAAAGGTTAA
- a CDS encoding glycoside hydrolase family 2 protein — protein MNIKKFIVIAAAALPCLTYAQEWQPKKAVLMTRFAKDVDPKNVLPEYPRPQLAREKWMNLNGLWQYQPGTAGEAVPKGKLSKTILVPFPVESALSGVMEQHDRIWYRRKFTVPASWKGEHILLHFGAVDYESEVFVNGKSFGKHTGGYDPFSYDITSAIKGAGEQEITVRVYDPTDDGGFPRGKQTLHPQGIMYTSTTGIWQTVWLEPVPAVNISDIRITPDIDQSVVKLNVNAATAAGYTVNVKVKDGSKVVSTTSGKPNTEFTVSVPNVKLWSPDSPFLYDLDITLEKGGKKVDAISSYVGMRKISVGEQDGYKKLFLNNKFLFQIGPLDQGFWPDGIYTAPTDAAIKNDLQMIKNFGYNMVRKHIKVEPYRWYYWADKLGLMIWQDMPSANSYTEHTPPVDTAAYASELTRMIKTHWNSPSIVTWVVFNESQGQHNTPGLVNLVRKLDNSRLINQASGGSHFGVGDFLDIHSYPPPAAPSSKTQVLACGEYGGIGYIIPGHVWKTGPTYIMMDNQKAYTNLYDEFANDLVIYKTNEGLSAAVYTETTDVEVELNGLLTYDREIVKGPVATIKASNDKIIHDEEYIREVLPSSKDKARTWKYTFDKPADGWFGEKFDDSAWKSGEAGFGTANTPGAVVKTVWDGKDIWIRQEFTLNVSNVNKDDLVLSLHHDDACEVYINGVKAAVKEGYTSGYAIIQMTKESKDAIKLNGKNVIAIHCNQTVGGQYIDAGISAMSKTKP, from the coding sequence ATGAACATAAAAAAGTTTATTGTAATTGCCGCTGCCGCGTTGCCCTGTCTTACCTATGCACAGGAATGGCAGCCCAAAAAAGCCGTTTTAATGACGCGCTTTGCCAAAGATGTCGACCCGAAAAACGTACTGCCGGAGTATCCACGTCCGCAACTGGCGCGCGAAAAATGGATGAACCTGAACGGCCTGTGGCAATACCAACCAGGAACCGCCGGCGAGGCTGTGCCGAAAGGCAAGTTATCGAAAACCATCCTTGTGCCTTTCCCGGTTGAATCAGCTTTGTCCGGCGTAATGGAACAACACGACCGCATCTGGTACCGTCGTAAGTTTACCGTTCCTGCTTCATGGAAAGGTGAGCATATCCTGCTACATTTTGGCGCGGTTGATTACGAAAGCGAAGTATTTGTTAATGGCAAAAGCTTTGGCAAACATACGGGCGGTTATGATCCGTTCAGCTATGATATCACATCAGCTATTAAAGGCGCGGGCGAGCAGGAGATTACCGTGCGTGTTTATGACCCTACTGATGACGGAGGTTTTCCGCGCGGTAAACAAACGTTGCATCCGCAGGGTATTATGTATACCTCAACAACCGGTATCTGGCAAACAGTTTGGTTGGAGCCTGTTCCTGCAGTAAACATCAGCGATATCAGGATAACCCCGGATATTGATCAATCAGTAGTAAAATTGAATGTAAATGCAGCTACTGCAGCGGGTTACACAGTTAACGTAAAAGTAAAAGACGGCAGCAAAGTTGTAAGTACAACTTCAGGCAAGCCTAATACCGAGTTTACTGTGTCTGTTCCTAATGTCAAATTATGGTCGCCGGATTCGCCGTTTTTGTATGATCTGGATATCACGCTTGAAAAAGGCGGCAAAAAGGTTGATGCGATCAGCAGCTACGTAGGTATGCGCAAAATTTCGGTAGGTGAGCAGGACGGCTACAAAAAGCTTTTCCTGAATAATAAATTTCTGTTCCAGATTGGTCCGTTAGATCAGGGTTTCTGGCCTGATGGTATCTACACGGCGCCAACCGACGCGGCTATCAAAAACGATCTGCAGATGATCAAGAATTTCGGTTATAACATGGTGCGTAAGCACATTAAGGTTGAGCCATACCGTTGGTATTATTGGGCCGATAAATTAGGTTTGATGATTTGGCAGGATATGCCTTCGGCTAATTCTTACACTGAGCACACGCCACCGGTTGATACGGCTGCTTATGCTTCAGAACTTACCCGCATGATAAAAACACATTGGAATTCACCTTCTATTGTAACATGGGTAGTATTTAATGAATCACAAGGACAGCACAATACGCCCGGATTAGTGAACCTGGTGCGTAAACTGGATAATTCGCGTTTAATCAATCAAGCCAGCGGTGGCAGTCATTTTGGTGTGGGCGATTTTCTGGATATTCACAGCTATCCGCCGCCTGCTGCTCCCTCAAGCAAAACTCAGGTATTGGCCTGCGGCGAATATGGCGGCATTGGTTACATCATTCCCGGTCACGTTTGGAAAACAGGCCCGACGTACATCATGATGGATAATCAAAAAGCTTATACCAACCTGTATGATGAGTTTGCCAACGATCTTGTGATCTACAAAACAAATGAAGGTTTGAGCGCCGCGGTATACACCGAAACTACCGACGTAGAAGTTGAGCTGAACGGCTTGCTTACTTACGACAGGGAAATTGTAAAAGGCCCGGTTGCAACTATCAAGGCATCAAATGATAAGATCATTCACGATGAAGAGTATATCCGCGAGGTGTTGCCATCATCAAAAGATAAAGCACGTACCTGGAAATACACTTTTGATAAACCTGCTGACGGCTGGTTTGGCGAAAAGTTTGACGATAGCGCATGGAAATCAGGCGAGGCCGGTTTTGGTACTGCCAACACTCCCGGAGCTGTAGTAAAAACTGTATGGGACGGCAAAGACATCTGGATCAGGCAGGAGTTTACGCTAAATGTATCCAACGTAAATAAAGACGACCTGGTACTGTCATTACATCATGATGACGCCTGCGAGGTTTATATCAATGGTGTTAAAGCTGCCGTAAAAGAAGGTTATACCTCAGGCTATGCCATTATTCAAATGACTAAGGAAAGCAAGGACGCGATAAAACTGAATGGTAAAAATGTGATAGCTATCCATTGCAACCAAACTGTAGGCGGTCAGTATATCGACGCCGGCATTTCAGCAATGAGCAAAACTAAACCGTAA
- a CDS encoding family 43 glycosylhydrolase, whose product MKKILLIISLLFPGIITNAQELRTDISVHDPVMTRQDSTYYIFCTGNGIAMWSSADRVHWKAEKPVFAAAPQWAVDAIPGFKGHIWAPDISFYNGLYYLFYSVSAFGKNTSAIGVATNTTLHTNDANYKWVDHGKVIQSVPGKTNWNAIDPNLITDKDGTPYLVFGSFWDGLKLVKLNKDRLSVAEDINKIPTIATRRKAAAENLPAVDGNPVDAGGNAIEAPLIFKHDKYFYLFASIDYCCKGPKSTYKMIIGRSKKLKGPYLDKEGIAMNKGGGSILLAGDANWYGVGHNGVSTFDGVDYIIFHGYDAADKGISKLRVEKLDWVDGWPVVGK is encoded by the coding sequence TTGAAAAAGATTCTTCTGATCATATCCTTATTGTTCCCGGGCATTATAACTAATGCCCAGGAACTAAGGACTGATATATCGGTTCACGACCCGGTAATGACCCGGCAGGATAGTACTTATTATATCTTTTGCACGGGTAATGGCATTGCCATGTGGTCGTCGGCAGATAGGGTGCATTGGAAGGCTGAGAAACCGGTATTTGCCGCTGCCCCACAATGGGCGGTTGATGCTATTCCCGGTTTTAAAGGTCATATCTGGGCTCCGGATATTTCTTTTTACAACGGATTATACTACCTGTTCTATTCAGTGTCGGCTTTTGGCAAAAATACATCGGCCATTGGGGTAGCAACCAATACTACGCTTCATACCAATGATGCTAACTATAAATGGGTTGATCATGGTAAGGTAATTCAATCCGTCCCCGGTAAAACCAACTGGAATGCTATCGACCCTAATTTAATTACAGATAAAGACGGAACGCCATATCTGGTTTTCGGCTCGTTTTGGGATGGCCTGAAATTGGTTAAGCTGAATAAAGACAGGTTAAGCGTTGCGGAGGATATTAACAAGATCCCAACCATTGCTACTCGCAGAAAAGCAGCGGCAGAAAACCTGCCTGCTGTTGATGGCAATCCCGTTGATGCCGGAGGTAATGCCATTGAAGCGCCTCTTATATTTAAACACGATAAATATTTTTACCTGTTTGCCTCGATAGATTATTGCTGCAAAGGGCCGAAGAGCACTTACAAAATGATCATCGGTCGTTCAAAAAAACTGAAGGGGCCATACCTGGATAAAGAAGGCATAGCCATGAATAAAGGCGGTGGCAGTATCCTGCTGGCCGGCGACGCTAACTGGTATGGTGTAGGCCATAACGGGGTAAGTACTTTTGATGGAGTTGATTATATCATTTTCCATGGTTATGACGCGGCGGATAAGGGGATTTCTAAGTTGAGAGTGGAGAAACTGGATTGGGTTGATGGATGGCCGGTGGTAGGGAAATGA
- a CDS encoding vanadium-dependent haloperoxidase, with protein sequence MKRLYFALIVVIACSSCSKKSWEKPAENPDFIHRSIKDVTDVVRHDIYSPPVASRIYAYISVAAYEAARNGDNHYQSLEGQLKGLDSVPKPTAGKKYCFTLSASHAVLTVGKILIMSEGRIESFHDKLMGEFKETGMPDSVYNNSIEYGKLIADRIIKWASKDNYKHTRSLSKYDVQTDDASWKPTPPAYMKGIEPHWNEIRPFLLDSAQQFKPAHPFTFSNIPGSNFYKLAMEVYDTGKHLTDDEATIATFWDDNPFKVNINGHTMFATKKISPGGHWINITALACRKAKADYIKSSEAYASIAVVIADSFINCWDEKYRSKVIRPETYINQYIDQSWMPLLQTPPFPEYTSGHSVVSTASAAVLSKLFGDEFSFTDSTEMEFSIPARNFKSFKAAAEEAAISRFYGGIHYMPSITNGVDEGDRIGQFALTKLHTKK encoded by the coding sequence ATGAAGAGATTATACTTTGCCCTTATTGTTGTTATAGCCTGCTCATCATGCAGTAAAAAAAGCTGGGAGAAGCCGGCCGAGAACCCCGACTTTATCCACCGGTCTATCAAGGATGTTACTGATGTAGTACGGCATGATATTTACTCACCACCCGTTGCCAGCCGCATTTATGCTTATATCAGTGTTGCGGCATATGAGGCGGCACGCAATGGTGATAATCATTACCAGTCGCTTGAGGGGCAATTGAAAGGATTGGATTCTGTACCGAAGCCCACCGCCGGTAAAAAATACTGCTTTACACTATCCGCATCTCATGCTGTTTTAACCGTTGGCAAAATATTGATCATGAGCGAAGGCCGGATTGAAAGTTTTCATGACAAGCTGATGGGCGAGTTTAAAGAAACCGGAATGCCCGATAGCGTATACAACAACTCGATTGAATACGGTAAGCTTATTGCCGACAGGATAATCAAGTGGGCAAGCAAGGATAACTACAAACATACCCGCTCGCTGTCAAAATATGATGTGCAAACTGATGATGCCAGCTGGAAGCCTACTCCACCGGCTTACATGAAAGGAATTGAACCACACTGGAATGAGATCCGTCCGTTTTTGCTTGATTCGGCCCAGCAGTTTAAGCCGGCTCATCCATTTACCTTCAGCAATATCCCCGGCAGTAATTTTTACAAGCTGGCTATGGAGGTATATGATACCGGTAAGCACCTGACCGATGATGAAGCTACAATTGCCACTTTTTGGGATGATAATCCTTTTAAGGTGAATATCAATGGGCACACGATGTTTGCCACCAAGAAAATTTCGCCGGGAGGCCATTGGATCAATATCACCGCGCTGGCCTGCCGTAAAGCTAAAGCTGATTATATAAAAAGTTCGGAGGCATATGCCAGCATAGCTGTGGTTATCGCGGATAGTTTTATCAATTGCTGGGACGAAAAATACCGCAGCAAAGTGATCAGGCCCGAAACTTATATCAATCAATATATCGATCAAAGCTGGATGCCTTTATTGCAAACGCCTCCTTTTCCTGAATATACCAGCGGGCACAGTGTAGTTTCCACCGCTTCGGCAGCGGTGTTAAGCAAATTATTTGGCGATGAGTTTTCGTTTACTGATTCAACCGAAATGGAGTTTTCTATCCCCGCCCGTAACTTCAAATCATTTAAAGCCGCGGCGGAAGAAGCGGCTATCAGCAGGTTTTATGGTGGTATTCATTATATGCCATCTATCACTAATGGCGTTGATGAAGGCGATAGGATAGGGCAGTTTGCTTTAACGAAGTTGCATACGAAGAAGTAA
- a CDS encoding glycoside hydrolase family 43 protein translates to MKISQYLIALSFALGCLTSVKATTLDTTFRADGNPIIRHKYTADPAAMVYKDKVYLYTGHDEAAPGHNGYTMHDWTCFTSTDMVNWTEHPSPLNVKEFKWAKADAWASQVIERNGKFYWYVAVEHGTIPGKAIGVAVSDSPLGPFKDARGSALVTNDMTKAVKHSWDDIDPTVIIDKDGQAYLFWGNGICYYAKLKSNMTELDGEIKTVTLPHYTEAPWVHYRNGWYYLSYAYEFPEKIAYAMSKSINGPWEYKGIINELAGNSNTNHQAIIEFKGQWYFIYHNGALVPDAGSFHRSVCIDYLYYNKDGSIKRVIMTSEGVKPAK, encoded by the coding sequence ATGAAAATATCACAATACCTGATTGCATTAAGTTTTGCACTTGGCTGCTTGACTTCAGTCAAAGCTACAACCCTTGATACCACCTTCCGTGCCGATGGTAATCCCATTATCAGGCATAAGTACACTGCCGATCCGGCTGCTATGGTTTATAAGGATAAAGTATACCTGTACACCGGTCATGACGAAGCAGCACCGGGACATAACGGTTATACCATGCACGACTGGACCTGCTTTACTTCAACCGACATGGTGAATTGGACAGAGCATCCATCACCCTTAAATGTTAAAGAATTTAAATGGGCTAAAGCCGATGCATGGGCTTCGCAAGTGATTGAGCGCAATGGCAAGTTTTACTGGTATGTAGCCGTTGAACACGGTACTATTCCGGGTAAGGCTATTGGCGTCGCGGTGTCTGACAGTCCGCTGGGGCCGTTTAAAGATGCGAGGGGCAGCGCTTTGGTTACCAACGACATGACCAAAGCTGTAAAACATTCCTGGGATGATATAGACCCAACGGTTATTATCGATAAAGACGGACAGGCCTACCTGTTTTGGGGTAATGGCATTTGCTACTATGCCAAGCTGAAAAGCAACATGACCGAGCTTGATGGCGAGATCAAAACCGTAACCCTGCCGCATTATACTGAAGCGCCGTGGGTACATTACCGTAATGGCTGGTATTACCTGTCATACGCCTATGAATTTCCTGAAAAGATAGCTTACGCGATGAGCAAAAGCATCAACGGTCCTTGGGAATATAAGGGGATCATTAACGAGCTGGCAGGTAACTCGAACACCAATCATCAGGCTATTATTGAATTTAAAGGCCAATGGTATTTTATATATCATAACGGCGCGCTGGTGCCTGATGCAGGCAGTTTCCACCGTTCGGTTTGTATCGATTATTTGTATTACAATAAAGATGGCAGCATTAAGCGGGTTATTATGACAAGCGAAGGTGTGAAGCCTGCAAAGTAG